In Dehalobacter sp., a genomic segment contains:
- a CDS encoding C-GCAxxG-C-C family protein — protein sequence MKNNIDIDKVRKTAEDYYRNGDFFCSESIVKTIKDEFNLAVPDDVISMASGFPIGMGSAGCTCGAIVGGIMALGLFFGRTEPKDEKVNKTMELSKELHDIFQKRHKCLCCRVLTKGMKLGSPEHMEQCISFTGEVAEETAKIIIRELD from the coding sequence TTGAAAAATAATATTGACATCGATAAAGTAAGGAAAACAGCAGAGGATTATTATCGCAATGGTGATTTCTTTTGTTCCGAATCAATTGTTAAAACAATTAAAGATGAATTCAATTTAGCGGTTCCCGATGATGTTATATCAATGGCTTCCGGTTTTCCTATAGGCATGGGTAGTGCTGGCTGCACTTGCGGCGCAATCGTAGGTGGGATTATGGCCCTTGGGTTATTTTTCGGCAGGACGGAACCCAAGGATGAAAAGGTCAATAAGACCATGGAACTATCTAAAGAATTGCATGATATCTTTCAAAAACGTCATAAATGTTTGTGCTGCCGCGTGTTAACAAAAGGAATGAAACTTGGGTCTCCAGAGCATATGGAACAGTGTATCTCTTTTACAGGCGAAGTTGCTGAAGAAACTGCGAAAATAATAATCAGGGAATTAGACTAG
- a CDS encoding carboxymuconolactone decarboxylase family protein, giving the protein MDERMKELIAIGVSVGVHCQPCLDFHLGKARDLGIGEDEIKEAVEVGHMVEKGALNAMRKHVSLVLNKVQTQGGACCPGDKSRCCS; this is encoded by the coding sequence ATGGACGAACGAATGAAAGAACTGATCGCAATAGGTGTATCGGTTGGGGTTCACTGTCAACCCTGCCTGGATTTTCACCTGGGCAAGGCGCGGGATTTAGGTATTGGCGAGGATGAGATCAAGGAGGCCGTCGAAGTAGGCCATATGGTAGAAAAAGGCGCCTTAAACGCCATGAGAAAACATGTCAGTTTGGTTCTAAATAAGGTTCAAACGCAAGGTGGTGCATGCTGCCCGGGCGACAAATCCAGATGTTGTAGTTAA